GTGTCCTTTTCGTCGCTGGGGATTTCTCGCGGCTCCCTCGAGGTCAGGCTGAGATCGCCAACCGTGGGGTTGAACGGTTCATTGGTCGTGCCCACGCTGTAGGTTCCACGGCCTGGCACCCACGACTTGCGGACCACCATCTTGCCTTGGGTGAGGGTACCTGTCTTGTCGGAGCAAATGTCTTGAAGCTGTTAGCGATTGGCTCTGAAggttggcctttttttttttctctcttgacaaaacaaaacttaCTGGTAACACCACCCAGAGCCTCCAGACTCTTCAGGTTACGGACGATAACGTGACGCTGGACCATGCGCTTGGTGCCCGCAGCCATTGTGATTGTGAGAACCACGACCAGGGACGCAGGCAACATACTGACACcagtggcgacggcataAATAATAACCTCCTGCCTGGGCCTGAAAAAGTTTGCCGCCAAGACGATGATGGTGCAGACGATGGCGACAAAGAACAAGAGGACGGCGAGCTGGGAAAGTTTGCGCTGGAGCGGGGTGCCGACGTTGACGCCGAGGAAGCGGCCGACCATGTCGGAAAAGGTGAGGGTCCAGGCCTGGGCGTGGCGGAGCGGCGACGCGCTGCCGTCCTCCTTGCGCTTCACGGGGCGGCGCTTGGACTTTTTGTCGCGGAGCGCCGCGGCGATCATGCCGATCTCGGTAGCCAGACCGGTGGCGAACACGACACCGCGCGCGCGTCCCTTGGTGACGGTCGAGGAGCTGTAGGCGACGTTGAGACGGTCGCCGGGACCGGTCTCGTCGTCAAACACCTTGTCGACCTCCTTGCGGACGGGGAGAGACTCTCCGGTGAGGAGGGCCTCGTCGGTTTCGAAGTTGACTGCCTCGATGAGCCTTTTGAGGGTGAGAATTATCTGTCAGTTGCATGTGATAAAaatatacaaaaaaaaaagaaaaaaaaaaaaaaaacgaccaCACTCCAATGGCCAATGTTCCAAAACTCACCTGGTATCAGCCGGAATGGTGTCACCAGTCTTGAGCTCAACCATGTCACCGGGGACAATCTCAGCCGTGGGGATGGTAATGTTGGCGCCATCACGAATAACACGAGCCGTGGGCGAGCTCAGAGACCGGAGAGAGTCGAGCGTCTTGGCAGCCTTGAACTCTTGCCAGAAACCAACGACGATGTTGAGCAGGATGACGGCACCGATAACGGCGCCTTCTATCCAGGATTCGATACCGAAACTGgcagccatggccagaatcaAAACCTGCaacggcgaaaaaaaaacgcatgAGCAATTCCTACATTCTTACAGACGGGGGGATTTCATCAAGATTCcaacaaaaaagagaggggggtTTCTACAAGAGTCATGGCGTTGGCAATTTGCGCAACAAAAATCTTGATGGCAGAGACgccctcgccctcgccaAAGTCATTGTTGCCGTACTGCTCCAGGCGCCTCTTGGCCTCCTCCGGCTTGAGGCCATCTTCGGCGTCGCCCTTGATCTCCTCGAGGAATTGGGCGACTGTGAGGGCGTGGATCGGACGGGACAGCGGTTCGTTGGACTGGCCCGAAACTCGGACGACAGCGTCGTCGGAGTTTTTCTTGCCCATGGTGGAAATCGTCTTTttcgtcttttctttttcttcttctcttctcttcttcttcttctcggggGGTTCAGCCTTGTCTGTTTGCTTTCTAGATGGAAAGCAGGGCGGAACAAGACATGGGATGGTGAAGAGCcgacaaacaaaaacaaaaaaaaagtaacgaaCAACTGAaagcaaagagaaaaaaaagaggtcaCTCCGGAGGGGGTTTTTGTTCCATTTGCATCTTCTGGCGAAAAGATTCAAAGCAGGGATAATTCACATATTACGTAGCCATGTACCACCGGTGTGCGATGAAGAAGGCCGGCAAAGAAAACGATATCTTGTGAACAGCATCCTCTTGGCAGCCTCCAGTCTTGGCAGACCCATTGCGTTGGGTATCTTACTCGAGGGTGCACTGTGCCTAGCCATTGTCCACTGTTTGAGGGGGCGTGTATGTGATGTGATGTTCAACGTCTGTACTTTTTACATGTAAAAAGGTGGACAAATAGAGTAATTGTTGTGCCACTACGGTAGATAGCACCTGTAGCAAAGAGCCGTTGGAGGATTAAAAGTGGCGCGAAGTGGGAAGCCTTCAAGGCGGTTACCGTCTCCAGTTTCTCGGCGCCCAGAATACGTGGATTGATTGTACAGAATCCATTGGTTTTTTCCTCCGAGGCCCTTGGCACGTTGGAAAACGTTTTGACACCCAGCGGCAAGTGGGGAGATAAGAATGGAACATACGTCGGTACCCAATCGATCTCCAATCCAAGTGCCAGGTAGAGCAACTTAAAATATACGTACGGGCAATATCCACTGCAGCCTTACGTAGAGAGAGATACGATATAGTAAAAGGGCGAGCAATGAATGACTCCGGGACGAGATGGTTAATACGTAAGAGAAGACAACGTCACTCGATGACGCTTTTTCCAACTGCGGTGTGCCACACAAATCACTCTTATTTTTCAACTGCAACCCTCCACACAGGTTCCGCATTAGCCGGCCGGGCTGTTGTTCTCCAAGGCAAAGGAGCCTTCTGTCAGGTCTAAGATTTGTTTGAAGTCAGATACAGTAGGCAGGTCTTGGCTTGATAGAATACCACCTAGCGTCCGCTGTTCCGGCTGCAAGCGTTCTCATTGGCTGCAGCCGGGTGTCCGGAGTTAAGGTGTGGATACGTATGGCGAGGCTAGATGCAAGCTGGAAGCGTTTCCATTGGCTGCATCCGGGTAGCCGGAGTTTACTGTATATGTGGATAAGGACGACAAGGTACTTACTGCAGGAGGCCATGTCCGGTTTTTGATAGATGATACCCTTTGTTTCTCTTAATCTTTCTTatttttgctctttttttttatcacaTCAACACCTTACTTCGTACACACTGTACCTCGTACTCACCAAGCTGGAAAGCTTGCAAGGCTTGTTTCCGGATCAGCTTTGATCCCTTGGCCAATGCTTGGTTGTTTGAACCTATGATTTGATCTACTTAGTTCTCGTTCGCCACCAAGGTGCAGATCCAACCGAACATGATGgtttttttgtccttttcTTTGTTGTGGGGACTTGAACCATCACCAAACACGTTGGTGGGCATCTTGCCAAGCCTGTTCTTGGCATATGTGATAACATACATAGTAAGTATCCGTAACAGTAGGTACAAAGTATTGCAAGTAAAGTGCCCACAATCCGAGGTTGACATGCGTGAAGGGTACGAGAACCCACCAAGAGTCTAGATTGGATGTCTACTGTAGTTGAACGACAACAAAGTTTGatcaacaagaaaaaaaagaagacaaaaaaataaacggaATCCCCACTCGAGTTAAAATATATTCAAAACCCCACCCAGCCAAAAACTAAATCTGCTTGTTAATCTCCCTGGGGCTTTCTCCCGAACTGCTTGACGCAACCACGTCCATATCCGTCGCCCTGCTCCCCGTCGTTCCCAGGGCTGCATCGCCATGCCCCTCCTTGGCAGCCTGCATCTCGGCCACCGCGTCATCGTCCCCACGCAGCTCTGCGGCTCTGTGGCGCCCCGTCCCGTCGTCCATGCCCTCCAGGGTCCTGTCGCGCGCCGGCGCGTCCGGGTCCATGGTCAGGCGCGGCGCGTAGGGGTGCCTGCCCTCGTCGCGCCTGTGCGGCGGGATCAGCACGTCGAACCAGCGCGGCGCCACGAGGCCCAGCAGCGCGAGCGCGAGCACCACGTGGCCGGTGAAGAAGCCAAAGATGTGCAGCGGGTCGACCTTTTTCTCGTGGAACGTAGGGTAGCTGAAGCCGTAGACGATGGCCAGGATGGGGCCCGACAGGTAGCGCAGCATCGGCGCCCAGAACACAGGGATGGACCAGTTGTTGCCCTGCGCCACTATGACGTTGAGGTCCTTGGTGAGTTGGTGGCCCTGTAGTGGAGGGTGTGGGAGAGTCATGTCAGTCTATGGTACTtttctcttgttttttttttccttttttttcccttccttttttttggcctttCTCGTGTAAAAGAAAACCACAATCTCTCGGGTCAGGGGGTTTCAGGGGCTCGTAGATTTCCTCTTACCGAGTAAAAAGCAACGTAATAAAACCGCTGCAAAAACACATTCCCCCCAAACTTGGTCGGCACTGGCGCGTCTGGCACTTTGCCCACAAACACAGAGGCCGCAGCAAAAATGATGTAGACGCCAAAGCCCACGCCCGCGCCAATCTCGGCCCTGGACGCGATGCCGGCGGCGACGCCAGACACGAGCCCGCCAAAGTAGCCGACGTTGTAGAGGCAAAAGGACCTCGCGCCGACCTGGCCGGCCACGTCGCGCCAGCGGTACAGCGAGGTGGACGTGGTGCACTCGGCAAAGACGACAAAGACGAGGGCGACGTCGCTGATCCAGCGGTCGACGCCGTCGAGGAGGTAGTAGCCAAACTCGGTGCAGTAGGGCAGCGACAGCAGGAAGGAGAGGACGGTCAGCGAGGACACGACGGCGGGCCGCGGCAGCTTGACGCCCGAGTCCATGACCAGGGTGACCACGGCGTCGAGCATGGCAAAGGCCGAGCTGAAGCCCAGCACCATCAGGGTGAAGAAGAGCGCGATGGCCCAAAAGTTGGCGCCGGGCATCTGCTCCACCGCCGCGGGCAGGGTCAGGAAGCCGATGGTGAAGCCGCCGATGGGCGCGGCGCCGGGCTCCGGGAACATGCGGAGAAAACCCACGACGCCAAACACGGCAAAGGCCGCCGTGCACTCAAACACCATGTTGCTCAGGATGATGAGGAACGAGTCCATGACGGCGTTGGAGTGCTTCCTGTTGTAGCTCGCGTACGACGTAAAGTAGCCAAAGCCCACGCCGGTGGAGAAAAAGACCTGCCCGCACGCCGTCTGCCACACGGAGCCGCGCGCCAGCTGCTCGCCTCGCCACGTGGCAAAGTACAGCTTGACGCCCTCGCCCGCGTTCTCCAGAGACACGGACCGGCCGATGAGGATGATGGTCATGACGATGGGCAGGCCCATGGTCCAGTACACGACGCGGCCGGTCAGTCCGACGCCGCGGAAGATGCACAGCCACACCAGGAACCAGGTGAAGGCGCACCAGCCCACCGTCTCGCCCACCATGCCCATGGCCGCGTACCGCGTGTAGCTCTCGATGGCGGTGCCGTCGGCGTTGAGGCTGCCGGCCACGGGTTCCGGGTTCGCCACCACCCGGTCGAAGAAGCCCGAGGGGTCGTCGGCCCAGGGCAGGGGGCTGTGGAAGCTGTAGCGAAAGTAGGTCATGATCCACGCCAGGTTCACCACAAAGTACGGCCCCACGATGAAGCCAATGTACAGCAGGCTGAACCCCGTGCCCTTGAGCCGGTGGTTGATGTTGTTGAACGCCACCACGCTGCCGCCGCGGTACGCCTGCCCGATGCTGATCTCCAGCGTGAGCACCGGGATCGCGATGAGGAAGATGCACATCAGGTACGGGATGAACCACTGCAGCCCGTAGTTGTTGTACACCGTCGACGGGTACCGCAGCAGGTTCCCCATGCCCGCGCACCCGCCCATCGACGCCAGGAGGAACGCCGCCCGGGACGGCCACACGTCGCGCCCATCGTCGGCCTTGTCCGCTGCTGGCGCGAACCAGTGCCCGACTTTGCGGAGCATTCCCATCGTTGGGGGGATCGGATCTCGTGCGCGTCAGgggtaaaaagaaaagccactGGGGGCGGGTTTTGTGGGAGAACCTCGCCCTAATCACTCGCTATCTGCAGACCTTTTACTGACActctcctctttttttttccttcacaAAAGTGAGACGATCAAAAGCTTGAAACAAACTGCATTTAATTGGGTGTGAACCCCATAGGAAAGTATTGCTTATTGGCTTGGGGATTCTGAATACCAACAGGACTCGACTGTCCTTTTTATTCAGAGCCACAGCCAACTTTGTGGGCAGACCCTGATGAAGGCCAAGACCAAATCCTTTTCCGATTACAATGTACCTCGGCCAAGCAATTCCCAAAATTGGGAGAGACTGGGGCATCCATTGTTAATCCTACATTGTTTCGGACCAGGTCTTCTTGTTGATAGGCTTGATAGGTTTCCAACAATTGCAAAAAACGTACCGTAGTTTCCCTGCAAGtcagatgaaaaaaaaacccaatcaagaaaaacaacaacatgaaaaaaaaatctctgATCATCCCCGCGAGTGTACCCTGCGAAGCTACATCATCGGCCGGGATCCGTGTGGGTTCACCACCGGGCTCGGCGCCAGTCGTGAGCACCCGCCAAGGCGGACGGATGCCTTGGCGCATGGGGGGTTATCCAGAGCGTGGGGCCTGAAGCCGCCTGGCGATGGGCCGGGTTTCCGGCCATGAAGCCACGCGGCACAGAACTGTCCCCTTTTTCTGCATTCCTTCGGTGACGATATCGGGATATGTGGCTGGTATTGCGTGATTCGGGACCCCGAGGGCGCGTCTGATAAGCTTTTGTAACACAAACGAGTGTGTACGTCATGAGAGTATCTTTTGGGATCGGGCTAGGccttttgtgctttttttttgccgcgCAAACCAGAGGTGAGCTTGATTGAGATTATGTGTTGAGTAGGAACTTAACGTCCGGAGGAGTTGCCATGTAATTTAATTAGTTACAAAATGCTACAGATCGCGGGCCTCCCATGTGGTGGGATCGGGACGGTGGGGCTGCGGCTGTACGGCTATACGAAGATCAAGGTCGAGCAGCTCTGGACCCGGGGTTCCGGCTCCCCTGGCGGCGATGGGGGACGACGCCTTGAGATCGTGGCAAAGGGTGACGTGAGGTGCGTAGTTCATCGTATAACGTTGCAACGTTGCCAGTCTTTGTATAGCTTGCAACCAAGTGAAAGCATAATTTTGCGTCTCTTGGTGACTTGGTATTGCCCAAGACTATTTGCATCTGACTAGGTATGTGAGCACCAATAAACCCACCTTCTTCATAGAAATTGTATAGAAGCCTCCACAGTGCAGTCCACCGGGATACGCCATTTGTCGAGAGCCAAAGAAAGAGACAAAGAGGCAGAGCTGTTGCCTTTTCCTGGAAAGTGTTTGAAACAATCAGAagtcaagaaaagaaaacagattATATCATTGGACACAACAATCCATGGATATTCCAGCGATCTTCCATCAATTGTTAAATAAGGCAACTAAAAGAACTATGGGGACACATACAGCCCACCCTGAGTCTGCCGAATATACCGCTGCTAATGGAAAGTGATGCGCAAGGCCCACCCCCTGAAG
The Pyricularia oryzae 70-15 chromosome 1, whole genome shotgun sequence DNA segment above includes these coding regions:
- a CDS encoding sodium-dependent noradrenaline transporter encodes the protein MGMLRKVGHWFAPAADKADDGRDVWPSRAAFLLASMGGCAGMGNLLRYPSTVYNNYGLQWFIPYLMCIFLIAIPVLTLEISIGQAYRGGSVVAFNNINHRLKGTGFSLLYIGFIVGPYFVVNLAWIMTYFRYSFHSPLPWADDPSGFFDRVVANPEPVAGSLNADGTAIESYTRYAAMGMVGETVGWCAFTWFLVWLCIFRGVGLTGRVVYWTMGLPIVMTIILIGRSVSLENAGEGVKLYFATWRGEQLARGSVWQTACGQVFFSTGVGFGYFTSYASYNRKHSNAVMDSFLIILSNMVFECTAAFAVFGVVGFLRMFPEPGAAPIGGFTIGFLTLPAAVEQMPGANFWAIALFFTLMVLGFSSAFAMLDAVVTLVMDSGVKLPRPAVVSSLTVLSFLLSLPYCTEFGYYLLDGVDRWISDVALVFVVFAECTTSTSLYRWRDVAGQVGARSFCLYNVGYFGGLVSGVAAGIASRAEIGAGVGFGVYIIFAAASVFVGKVPDAPVPTKFGGNVFLQRFYYVAFYSGHQLTKDLNVIVAQGNNWSIPVFWAPMLRYLSGPILAIVYGFSYPTFHEKKVDPLHIFGFFTGHVVLALALLGLVAPRWFDVLIPPHRRDEGRHPYAPRLTMDPDAPARDRTLEGMDDGTGRHRAAELRGDDDAVAEMQAAKEGHGDAALGTTGSRATDMDVVASSSSGESPREINKQI